The Pagrus major chromosome 1, Pma_NU_1.0 genome includes the window CGAACATCATTTTTGGCTCTTTTtgtcaccatttttttttttttttttgttagataCTGAAAAGAATCTGGAgtttaattgaaaatgaaaataattgttggttgcagccctgTATCTAAACCGGATgactttcacattaaaaaatagCCCCTAGTCTGAACAAATTTGAACAAAATCTTGCCCAGTTTTAACCAACACACCTGATGTCCTTTGACCCCTAAATCACCAAAGTCCTGCCTGCTCAGCTCTGTTGAATGATGATCTAAACTAAGCTGAGATATTGTTttgatgtcagtgttttacttcCTCTCAGAAGCAGGGAAATACACCTTCTCTAACAAAGAATTAGTACATGATTTACAAAACACCGTCATATGAAAGCCATTAGTCTAATCATGAAGCAGAAGTGGAAGAgtctgttttccttcttttgaGAGGAGCGAACTAAATGTTGCACTGTTCACCGTAGTAAATATTCCCCAAATAATGAACCTTCCTTTTATATTAATCTGAGAGAACTTGCTTTACTGTTTATCCATAATCCTCTTTATGCTCTTTCAGGTTCAACATGGACATTAGACACATTAAAATCACGTCCACGGAAGGCCTGTACCGTATCAATGACAAGAAAGCATTCAAGGGTTTAATCGTAAGTTTTACAAACTCATCCAGCTAAGATCTGATAACACTGTCCAGAAGAAACACACCTCATTTACTCCTCTCAAGCCACCTCTTTCtcacatttttctaaatatcgtcttcttcttctttctgcgTTAGGAGCTGATTCAGTTTTACCAGAAGAACTCTTTGAAGGAGTATTTCAAGGACGTGGACACGACGCTGCGTACGCCTTACAAACAACCAGAGGAAAGCAACTCAGCTAACAGCACGCCAAACACCACACCAGGTACATTACATCCCTCATCTGTCACTTCACACACTCCTGCCTATTATGAtcatgttaaaggaatagtccaACATTTTTGAGAATTATTTCATtcgctttcttgctgagagttgaATACCACAATCAAATATAGGAGATGATTCGGTCTTCTCAACAAATTCTCGACAAGAAAGCGAATAAAATAATTTCCCAAGACGTCCAGCTAGTCTGTTAAGCTTCTCCATGTTTATAATGTTGCCCCACTGTCCGACAGGAGGCAGCATGAGGAGTTTCGGCGTAGCGAGGGCCAGGTATGACTTCTCAGCCAGGGACCGCTCAGAGCTGTCGCTGCAGGAAGGAGACACCATCAAGATCCTCAAGAAAGCTCAAAACGGTTGGTGGAAAGGAGAGGTGTACGGCCGGGTGAGGAATCTGCTAACATCCACacagtaaataataaaacatttacaggtTTTGAGGCATCCTGTCTTACCTGCTCCTTCGTTTCCAGGTGGGGTTCTTCCCAGCCAACTATGTGGAGGAGGACTACTCTGACTACTGCTGACGTGGCTCCAGATGTTTAGACCCTGTATGTGTAGGGGTCTGTGTGATACCAACAATTGCATTAACCCATGTGCACGAGTGtggctgtgtgcgtgtgagagaggTGCTGTTACTTGTGATCTGATGACTGTCTAgtgatgtgaataaaacttttgttCAGCTGACGTgatgaatttcttttttatatacagCTAACTTGGAACAAAGTGTAAACTCACAAAACCATCGGCAAGATGGCTTTCCACAATATTTTGGAACCGGGCTGCAGGACTTTGCAGGAAGAGACAGGGTTGAGGTCAGGGTACATCAACCTTGTACTACATATTGACTACATACACTTTTAGTTTCCACCAAAGTACACAACTGTAAATACTTTTACCCATGATGTGTACATGCAGAACTTATTTCTGTATgtaatgttttttctctctggtAATCTCCTCTAAACTTAGAAAACAAGGACTGGAAGTGTAACATGGTCTGTACCAGGGGCAGTAGTGCAAAAACCTTTTCACACAGTAAAAAGTCACCAGTGTATGTTTTCAAATTAACTGGAGGTAGCATCAGTataattaacattcatttgGAGCAGCTACAGCTAAGATCACAGTCTCATCCTgcatgagaaaacaacaatgagCACTCAGTCTTGTTGTTAGGTTAACATCTGCTTTAATtccaaaatatcaaaacaaaaattgtacaacaacaacaacaacatgtctTTCAAATAATGTGTGGGCAAAAGTGATGAGCTAAAACTAAAATCAATGTCATGTTTGAGTTTCTTCTGTGGAGATACCACTCCGTCTCTCTTTTAGTCGTTCTGTCTAATCATGGTGGTTTCCCGCGACACATTACAggcattctgtgtgtgtgtgtgtgtgtgtgtgtgtaagaggtTCGTCTGTTCATCTAGCATTGAATTGTGGAAGTCCTCGGGTTTACTGGTAGTACAGCTCCAGGTTCATCCCATCGTGGATTTCATCTGCGGGGGTCGTCGTTAAGTACAACAAGTCTGCTTAatacaaattaattaatcaccCATGATCTgataaaaacatcagaaaaatctgtttttatacaAGCGGAAGTAGCTGCTTTAGTCATCTAAAGCATTAAAAgataatttagaaaaaaaagatcactgctaacatcaacaacatcacaTCACCGCATATTTCAAAGCACTGCAGACCGTGGAGAATGTGTCCAACAGTAAGTATCTTGTCTGTAGtagtttaaatttaaaacacGTAACTGCAAGTATATCACAATCAGTCCATCTAAATCATGGCTGTTGGCATATTCACATGCAgttcatttgatttgaaaatattttgccTCCAACCCATTACAATAAAAGGTAAATAGAAGCTCATATTACTAATTTAAGTGGAAATTATCGTTTGTTTTCGTTTAGGATTAGCCTTAGAGATGCACAATGTATCGCTGGCTAGTTTGTTTTATATGCTGCTGGTAAGCTGATAATTTGTCCGGACAATGCGGAGGCTTTTCTTATAATGACTGCACTTTTTCACTGAGTAAATGAACACCCCAAGTGTAATATTGCCATGGACagatacatttatattattgttattattattatcgcCTCTTTTtgacagagacaaaacaaaatggcagctAAAATGTCCCTACTTTTGCCAACTTCAATTTGTTTACAAATTTTGTATTGGAATGTATTTACTGTCCTCTACGGCTGCAAGAGTTATGTTATTagttattatttctttatcaGTGCAGATCTAAATCCAGTGTGTAAAGCcaacattttggcaaattaTCTGATGCTTACTTTTAAAGTATAAAATGTAAGTGGACCTGCAGTGGAAATATAAAAACCAGTGCTACAGTAGCAGTACTACGAAGGATACAGTCACCCAGAGTCACGTGGTCCTTGAAAATGGTATACCTGTGGGAACAGAGGAGGCACATTTAGCTGCTAATAGAATAAACACAGCAACAGAAACACTTGGGCAGTATTACAGACGAGCATCTTACCATTTCTTTAATACAATCTTGTCGTGTCGTGTTCCCGTCTGGGCGGCGATGAGCTTCTTCAGATCTCCAATGCTATCATCAGAGCTGAAGCAGGGGGGTTAAGGAGGGAACACTTCGATGGCATACAAACATTTTCAGAGAgacacatttgagaagctggattGAACGAATGTCCCAACATAAcgttttgcttcttttctttgtcttgcaCTATAGTAAAACGTAATATCTATGGGCTTTAAGACTATAGGTCAGATAAAATCAGGGCTCTAGGAAAGAGTGATGTGCAACTGTGACATCTGTAGGCCACACAGTCAATAGATTAATCATCGAAACTATATGCagaataatatattattaaacTTAACATTAATTACAGATTTACAGTGAAGAAGCCTACACACGGACAACAGTTCCagattaaaaggtgcaatatgtaagaattttagttgataGATGGTTGAAGATGTCTGTGGTTTCTGTTGAAAATTCTGTATGAATTTAAGGTGACAAATTCTTACGTATGGCACCTTTAACTTCTTGACAAAAGATGACTggtaaaacaaagcaaatatttAAGTAATAGTTTTAGTGCCGTACTAATGGACTACAGAACAGATTATTTCATTCATCAGTGTAGTGCtgattcatcctcagcactacACCATAAAAACAGCCTCTGTAATTATTCTTATTATAAAGGAAAATGCCAATCTTGTTGCTGATGGTCTTCTTAGCTTATATAAACCATAAAGAGACAACAGTATTGAATTGGGTCTGTTTCATAAGGCCCTTGCAGTAAGTCTAAGCTTCTAAGAAGTTGAAAATCTAGGCTTGTGTCAACCATGTGGACACAGGTATAACACATGTGGCATGACACATTATTCTACGTTTGCTCCATGGTTCCTGTGAAGGATACTTGCACTTAACCCGGACTTTCTTGCCCAGGCGATCGTTGCAAACCACCTCGATCATCTTCAGTTCCTGTCGACAGAGGGAAATGAGACAGTTAGCGTTAGCATAACATGTGAGTGTTGAGACGATTCAAACCACTCCTCATAAAGAGCAGTGATACTCCCACAAATAGTTAGAATATGTGGCTAATGTGGTTCATTCACAGTGTGCCACATTAAGGGTCGGAGcctttaaaaagtttaaatcaaacaggttgtttttgtttaaggttagctaacattagctcacaACAACGATGTACCAACGAATGTGTGCGTCATGTTAGGAAGCACACACTTAAACCAACATTTGGTCGTAAAATGTCGAACAATGTGTTACATCTATGGAAATAAAGTCTTAAATGTGGCGTTCCTACCTGGAAATTCACACCAGACTAACAATTTCTCCCCTTTTTCTGGAATTATCTGGAACGCTCTCGGTCCAGTTTTAACGTAAAGCTGATTGAGTTTGTGTATTAGCCTCTCGACCAATCAAACGATCGCACTCGTGATTGACAGCCTAAATCAGCCTATGGCAGCACAGAAAAACCCCGTCAAAGGCGGACCTGAGCCTGAAAACAACTCGTACCGTAAACGCGCTGCAAACTGTCGCAATTCGCCTAGCTGCAGCCCAACCTGTCACACGGTAGCTACATTGAAATTAAATTTGAAAAcgctgcagcagaaaaaaaaataatggcagACGAGGAGAAGCTACCGCCTGGGTGGGAGAAAAGAATGAGCCGCAGTTCAAGTAAGGAAACGGAACCGGCGAGAGGCTAAATatgctagctaaccagctacATTGCAATAGTAGGAAACTTAGCTTACTAGCTAGCACCCCCAGCATCGTGGTTTAGTGTGGAAACGAGGCGGTTACAACGTGAAGTTCAATGGGGATGGGGTTGAAACTAGTGATGGGTAACTCggtgttgtatgtgtgtttggttaAATGTGGAGTTTGGCTGTTATTTAGGTGTGCCGCTTCATGATCGCGCCAGAGCTGATCCATTCAACCTGGTTGCTGCAGGGCCCTGCATGACGTCATTCTGCCCCAGTGCCTCACCTGCAGACTGGGAGAGCCTCAGCACAGTTTCTATGTGTTATTAATAATGATATATTGATCTAAATCCATTTAAACACAAACCAACCATTGTTAATTGTACTTTTCTACAATGCAGCTGTCACATCACATTGTGTGGGGCATCTTACAGGTCCCCAGCACAATGTAGCTTATCTCTTAAGGTGATTTTCAATACCTTAAAACTGCCCTAATCAGTGATTAACAGTGAATCTAATGATGGTGTGTAATATGAAAGGAGTTGTTTAAGTGCTGAACTGATAGAATTATCACTTGCCTCTGTGTTTTAGTCTATTTTTGATCTTTATCAACTAAAACAAGCTCTGATAACCTCTCTGTACACTACCTGACCAGCACccaaaaaaggtgaaaatagtGGAATATTAAGCAGGTAAATAGCCAGAATAGGGGAGTTACGTTATACCAATATTGATGATAACCATGgtattaaaaattaaatattgatatagtgttaataatacacatataatGATATTGTGTCAATAATCAAGCACAGATGTGTGGCTTTGTGGATCTTTTCACCTCCCTAAATGTTTATTGAGTGAAATGTATTTGCCAAACAGACAAAATGCACAGTGAACAAAGTCAAAGATGAATCTGACtgacagcatttttatttttttaagtattcGATGGATTTCACAGTAatattgtcattgtgaatttgtttggtCACAATAATCGCgtagtgaaaatctgacatAGAGACAGCCCGCAGCCAGAatcagatatttccctcaggagttgatCTACACCACGACAGAGATAAAAGAACTCACATTTGTCAGGAGATCAGAAACACAActtcaaatgaatgctaatgttgcacCCTGTTGGCAGGAGGTGTGAATTATTAGCATATTTTTGTGAACATAGTTAGAGAGGCATCAGTCCAAATGTTTCTCCTCTGATACAGATTTTCAACTCAGGCTCGACCAAATACCTGATCGTGTAGATCTCATTGcaataatttcattttatgtgAAGCATTACGAGTACAGACTGCTGCCGAGTTGGCATCCTGCTGTGACTGAATGAATGCAACTGTTGGCATAAACCCTCTATTTGATACGATGATATGACAATattgacaaagaaaatgtgCCATATATTTTAGTAATGTCATAGCTTGCAACACAGCTGTCTTATAAGGTGATAACATGGCCTACGTGTCGCTGCCTTCATTCATTAAATACTCAATAAATGCAGttaactctgtctcttttccCTCCAGATAAAGTGTACTACTTTAACCACATCACCAATGCCAGCCAGTGGGAACGTCCGGTGGGAGACGGCCGTGGAGAACCAGATAAGGTTATTATGTGTAATTTTATAAATGTTAGTCTTATTATGATGAGTATAACATCATGGAGCACTTGTAGTGCAGCTGCAAAGTGCTTTACACCAATGTGATGTGATTACAACCAAGACTTCATTAGTTTATTGATGATTAAAATATGTGATGGGTTGATGGGGCTTTATGAAGTATTCTTGCCTCAGGAAGAACAGCGACATCTGGTGGTTTACAGAAATCATAGCAGCCTTTAATACTGGGACTGAAACACTACGACACCACTTGCACTgcactgtttttctcttctgtgtcaTAAAAGTCTTAAGAAGGCtgcatttagtttattttaatacattatttttgttaAGAAGTGCTGCAGAATACACACATTTTAGTGTAATATCTTACAATGAAATAATAGAATAGTCTACATATCAAATATGTTTTGACATTGAttgtttatttgtcttattgctgtgtgtttttccttcatgGTCGACATTTAGatcacatttcatgtttgtaTCGTACACCAGTTTATACATTAAAAGTCCGACATATTGGCATTTTGGGGACTTTAGAATCTCCAAAAGAATTACAAATAAAGTCCCGTGAGTTTAAACTAAGTTTGGCTGCACAGCATCAGTTTGTATTGACTGGCAGGTCAGTGACGTTTAAGGGGATTGCAACTtattaacatttacagctcCTGACCTGATCACGTTTCTCTGTGGAAGAAGTCTTTGTCACTTGTTAACTTTTACAACTCAAGTAAAAAACGTagaacattttattaatatattgcTGATAAGTAAGTCTGCAGTCACGTGAGTAAATGTTAAATCAATAGTCATGGGTTTGTTTAGTCCGTATTGATTCTGGGGTGTTTTGACACTGATCAGTATTATTTTTCTTCACTCAGGTACGCTGCTCTCACCTCCTGGTGAAGCATAACCAGTCACGGCGTCCTTCTTCTTGGCGGGAACAAAATATCACAAGAACTAAAGATGAGGCCCTCGAACTCATTCAGAGTAAGTGAGAGATCATTGAGGGAGGGAGGATTTGGTTCATGAAGGTTTTGATCAGTGTATTTAACTTGTCCTTTATTTCTCTACTCTGTGCAGAGTACATAGAAGAGATCAAGTCTGGAGAGGAGAAGTTTGAGTCTCTGGCTTCTCAGTTCAGTGACTGCAGCTCAGCTAAGAACGGAGGAGATCTGGGATTATTCGGCAGAGGTACAGAACTCGCATACACAATAACAAACCACCGTACACAACAGTATTCATACGTGCAAGAACACTTCTGTTCATGATTACATAAACCCACAAGAGTTCTACACAGATGTTTGCCAAAATGTTGATGTActtcttttatttcactgttactGTCATTTCTGGCATTGTTGCCCAATGCCTGAGACCGACTTGtaataaaattaaagaaattattGAATTAAAGGTTTTGTAAAAGATAATAAAGAAACACTACTGAAAAGGTTAGATTAATTATTAGTAATATATGTTATTATACAGTTTATATAATAGtatatctgtgtttatgtttcagGTCAAATGCAGAAGCCTTTTGAAGACGCCTCCTTTGCCCTCAAAGTGGGAGACATGAGCGGTCCTGTTTTTACTGACTCTGGTGTCCATATCATCCTACGTACTGGttgaaagggggaaaaaaacccataCAGTACCTGTACTTTCCTCTTAcgtctacacacacatacacacacacacacagtccaacCCAACCAGAcctgtgatttattttaatgacatgCCACCCAATAAACAAAGCTTATGGGCTGAATTGCATTATTTTAAGTGGGATCATTTTGTTCCAAGCGCTATTGAACATGTATGAATAATTTACACTGAACACCAAGGAGTACTGCAGATTATTCCTGTAGGACCTCAAGCTTTTATTAACCATTGCAATGCCATCATATAAAAACATGAGCGCCAGTGACTGTTGAAGTGAGCGCCCCGTGGAAACGGTTTCACACGATGCGAAAAGTTTGAGAGCGCGCCTGTAAAAACTCATGTTGTAGTATGAGCATGTCTTCAAAAGGACCATTAACtgtatgtttttccttttaagcttttcatttctactgtatgtgtgccaAAGCTGTTCCTTTATCTCTATTATTGTTTTGGAAAATACTCATCAGATGTTAAGAGATACTGTCTAACCATTGCAGACCCCTGCACACCAAGAAAGCTCTGTCATTCTGTTCTTTACATTCAGcattgatttacattttttgtcttttgcagaTATTCGGTAACATACAGTAGAATTGTTTGTTTGCATCATTGACTACGAGAAGTGCATGTTTCCCCTCTGAGGATATGCAAAGATGGCACGATTGAAAACTTCCAGGTTTTAACAATCAGctctgcagcttttaaaaccatCAAAGTGCAATGAACTGTTACACTGTTGTGTCATTGgagtttttctttcatcattaaaaatcctttttttttgtaagccTCTTGTTTTGcttatttcctcttttctttgtccAACACATTGAACATTAACACAGATCTGTgagagagatgggaggaggatttatgctgcattcacgtgCTCCTCGTATTCTGACTCGGTTAAAACAACTCATTGACAGCTGTTTCaagtatttgagtgacaaggaagagcaaaggaaacgaTACAATGACTTTTACAATACATGACTTTGGTCAAAAGTTTCTTCTTACCAAACTTTTTTCTGACTTTCAGAGTTGTTCCAACTTGGGAGGGCATTTTCCCagttggaaaaacatttttactagCACATGAACGCCCCTTTAGAGCAGAATGATGGACATGTTGTTTATTATTCAAGGTGTTTGTTAACTCTGGTTGTACTCATGTGAAGCTCTATGACTGACAGACTCCAACACTAATAAATAAGTATAATAGCAGTAAAAGCAAGGctacaaagcaaaaaaatggATGAGATTTGTCAATATTTaagtctttattgtcattgtggaAGACAACAAAACAGTCCACTTTTTTAGTGGAAGGAGGAGCACACACAATGATGTCAAAGCCACAAAACTCCTGAGAGAAGAACAAATGTTACCCCCTCAGCATAGACTCACgcaactgacactttttacaaggaggatttatgctgcattcacgtgCTCCTTGTGTTCAGACCTGGGTGTGTTCATGTTGAAAT containing:
- the pin1 gene encoding peptidyl-prolyl cis-trans isomerase NIMA-interacting 1, encoding MADEEKLPPGWEKRMSRSSNKVYYFNHITNASQWERPVGDGRGEPDKVRCSHLLVKHNQSRRPSSWREQNITRTKDEALELIQKYIEEIKSGEEKFESLASQFSDCSSAKNGGDLGLFGRGQMQKPFEDASFALKVGDMSGPVFTDSGVHIILRTG
- the ubl5 gene encoding ubiquitin-like protein 5, which codes for MIEVVCNDRLGKKVRVKCNSDDSIGDLKKLIAAQTGTRHDKIVLKKWYTIFKDHVTLGDYEIHDGMNLELYYQ